aaacgtacccggccatcatagggctcggtagaatcgtacccggccacgtggagctcggtaaaacccaactgatcagtggttgcacaataggtgccatacccggccgactatagcgcggctcggtagagtaaaatagatacatatatatgatgcatgctggactcattggaatcacattttgaacctttcggagtgacgtaaggtcggtatccttcgtacatgttattaggattaactcttcatcaagaatcttataagaatcaggaactaccaacaacattgataatataagaataagagaagtaacatcaatatcaatcgtttcataagaagggcagcaatgtaagtactgctagcttctaagagtagagtatctttgggagctcgttcattacattatgtacaatcggagtcgtgcaaaagaatgaaggggatagcctcacataccttgtatatactgcccaacctcaagctatgcaaatgtcacgactccttagtctacaataagacaaatgacactatcattatcgtttaagcgtcgtaactattatgtatcgaccacaacctattttacgatgaaacggacagcacctcccctatttatatgacttcccacaagtcaatacaatcaccaaacagcccaaacaacatcattaataatcatattgagcctccaaaacagtccaccaaccaacaacattactaccaagcctttcgatatatatttcacaagttctagcttcaacgacttagctgcaacttggataatcttaaatatatatagagtaagaggttccttacctttaaacagaaagaacaactccaatttgaccttaattttccacgaaatatcccttcaattctgccacaagaacaaggaagcgaaactagcaattaattcgggtttttcggcactagaattactttagaagacttgaaatcacctagggttgatattaaaaacttgaaggtgtatttacaggacataaaacacttaaaacaacctcccacacgagctggaacaacacaaaaatcagcaacaacaagaagaacaagaaacttactagcgccacgggattcccgacatttgatttgtgttgtttgccctttgtttgggtcttggatcatgagagaaccttgagagactgtttttagggttataaggtctgaatatactgaaaaataatgacttaaaacggggttgaggtatcttatatatgtccatatgtcttaaaccgcctttgtgggccccatagagagcagcttggcgcactctcgcgaagacgcgaatatctctctattccgagatcgtatcgacaaacggtttaatgcgatggaaactagactcatagatcttcaatttgataggtatatcaccccataattccaagcacattgggagaaaaatgcagtaacatttgacctaaagtttaagtaaaattataaacctaagttgcgacaacttttatcgacttttgtttcataactcgcttgacttcaagacttatgatgcggatattatatgattcaaatacattaaaacaagacctcttgggacaattaatcacctctagtgttacccgaaaatacgggttacaacatccttgattcgtttaacttcaaatacttgttaaccactcttatacacccttgtatcgtttaagaccaataggattaacttcttatcatctcaaagataatctcttcttggatttacgtcgactaacttacggcgtgatctatggtatgcgaatttgggttgtaacaatgtGATTTCAACTTTCGAGAGGAGTAAGCAATTACTTTCCcttcttgcatcaaaacacaagCCCAAGCCACGGTGAGATGCATAACTGTATATCATAATCTTTCCCTTTAGTTGGCAAAGAAAGTATTGGAGCTTGTGTCAACAAGGATTTGAGCTTTTCAAAGCTCTCTTGACACATGTCATCCCACACAAACTTGGTGTCTTTACCCAAAAGTTTGGTCAAAGGAGAAGCTACAATAGAGAAGCCCTTCATGAACCTCCTATAGTATCCTGCTAAACACAAGAAACTTCTTATCTCAGTTGAAGTTTTAGGAGGTTTCCAATCAACAATAGTTTGAATCTTACTAGGATCAACCTTCTCAACTTTagctgatacaatatgccccaaaaacaCCACTTCActtagccaaaattcacatttggaaAGCTTTGCATAGAGTTGCCTCCCTTTCAGAATTTGTATGACAATCCGGAGATCCTTATCATGATCATCTCTATTCTTGGAATAGactaaaatgtcatcaataaacaccacCATAAATTGATCAAGATAAGGCTTGAATACACGGTTCATTAGATCCATAAATGCAACAGGGgcatttgtcaaaccaaatgGAAATACCAAAAATTCATAATGGTCATACCTGGTCCTAAAAGCAGTTTTAGGAACATCTTGCTCCCTCACACGTAACTAATAAtatccagacctcaagtcaatttttgagaacaagCTGGCACCCTTCagctggtcaaacaagtcatcgattctAGGCAGTgggtatttgttcttgattgttaccttgtttagctgtctgtaatcaatgcaaagCCTAAGAGTGCCacctttctttttcacaaataaaacaGGAGCTCCCCAAGGCGATATACTGGAACGGATAAAATATTTCTCAACAAGTTCTTGCAATTGAGCCTTCAACTCTTTTAATTCAGCTGGAGCCATTCTATAAGAAGCGATAGAAATAGGAGTAGTTCCAGAGACAAGCTCTATAGGAAATTCAATCTCCCTTTCTGGAGTTAACCCAGGAAGATCATCAGGAAATTCGCACACGGTGGGTATGTCCTTAAGACTTGGACTCCCCAATCGTGTATCGACTATATGAGCAAGATAGGCATCACAACCTTGACAAATCATCTTCCTTGCCAAGACTGCAGAAATAACATTAGATGCCAATGATCTTTCTCCTTGAACTACTATGTGTGAATATGAAGGATTTTTCAAAAATCACTTGCTTCCACCTAAATTCAACCAATGCATGGTACCTAAAATCAACCAATGCATGGTCAATATGAGCAAGATAGGCATCACAACCTTGACAAATCATGCCAAGACTGCAGAAATAACATTAGATGCCAATGATCTTTCTCCTTGAACTACTATGTGTGAATATGAAGGATTTTTCAAAAATCACTTGCTTCCACCTAAAATCAACCAATGCATGGTACCTATGGAGCCAATCCATACCAACAATAACATCATAGTCTTGGAAGGGCATTTTAAGCAAGTCTGCAAGGAAGACCAGATTTTGAATCATGAATGGACAATCTCGGTAAATCTTGTTAATACAGCCTGATGACCTAATGGATTCGTGACCAGCACATCAAAGTcaagtttcacaaatttaacaGTATCAGGAAATGCAAGTGATGAGCAAACATAAGAGTGCGAAGATCTAGGATCAAATAATGTAACAACAGATATGCCAAATAAGTGAAATTTACCAACAACCACGTCCGGGCCATCTTGGTCATTCCTCTGTCTCATAGCATAGACTCGTTCAGTAGATCTCGACCCACTAGCCTAATTAGCTCTACCCAAACTCGTTGCTTGCACATTTATAGGTCTTGCACCGCTATTAGCTTGAGAATGAGTAGTGACAGGCTTTTGAACTGAGCCCTCTGTAAGTGTATAAGAAAGAGGATTAAGATTAGGACAATCCTTCATTTTATGATCTAGACTTCCACAATTAAAACAAGCACCAGAAGCTCTTCTACAGGCACCATAGTGATTCTTCTCACACTGTGCACAAGTAGGTGTATAAGTTTTGCCTTGGACATAACTTGGAGTACTAGCAGTAGAGAAATTTGGCTTATTCTGCTTATGATATGATGACTTATGTGCACTTTCAGTCTTAGAATAGTCAAACTTTCCCTTCTTAGATGGACCGTCATAATCTGCATTACCCTTCCTAAACCTGTTTTCTCTCCTACTAGCTTCTTCCTTGTCAATTCTTTCCCAAGTAAGAGCAACTGAAATTAGCTTGGAAAAATCCTCAAGTTGCAAGATTGCCACAGACTTTCGAATGTAATCATTCAAACCTTTTTCAAATCTTCTGAACTTGTCTCTTTCACCATCAATAATGCCTCCAGCATAGCGAGAAAGCCTGAGAAATTTTTGTTGATACTCTGCAATAGACATACTCCCTTGTTTTAAATTCAGAAATACTTTTTTCTTTGCATCACAATAGACAGGGAGGACATATTTCGCACGAAATACTTTCACAAAGTCATCCCAAGTCAGTACCGGAGGTTTTGCTTTTGCATTTGGCACACTTACCCACCAATCATAGGCATTTTTTAGTAAAAGAGAGATAACATACTTAAATTTGGCAGCATTAGTACACTCTAGTTGTTCATAGACTCTCTCCATGCGCTCGAGCCATTGTTCAGCTACCGTGGGATCAGTAGTTACTTCATATTCAACTCCACCCATTTTTCTCATCTTCTCAAAATTTATTTCACTTGGTTCTGACATTGTCCTAGCCAAGTGACGAAATAACTCAGCCATCTGCTGAAATGGAGGAGTCATAATAGGAGTATTATGACCCATTGCTCTTGGATTATTGTCCACTTCATTTTCACTAACACGATGATGATTTAGGTTTGGCAAGGGTACCTCATCTCCTTCTTGGAGATGAGGTGGAGCATTATAATGCGTCTGACTTTCATCAACGGATTCAATAGCTCTATTCGAAAAAGAGGTCATATTAAAATTCCTAGAAAAGATAATATCACATTGCATTAGGGACATGTACATGATGCATATGCATAAGGAATAcatcaaattacatcaaacaagtATGCAAAAATTTATAATCTCCAAGTCATTTTCaagaaagaaaataacaaaagATATTAGGTACGATCACAACAAAAATCCTAGAATCacaaacctaggctctgataccaaaacttgtagcaacccctttgggagggtgctacttacgaaacaaatctaatttactacttacaacattaagaagatattaattaaaaaaaatattcagaATAATTTAGTAGTGAAAATAGGCCCATACGATGAGGTCCAAagtgcaatatttttattttttgaaaatacttttcataattttattttatttttaaaaaatgaatacaatgtcaaaatatcaacataaggtgatataccccttcttgaataatcaacaTCACTGAAAATTTGTATTGTACATAAATTTCAAACTATCGggtataaaaagaaaaattagttTTCTCCTTTGTACATATTTATAAGACAAAGTATAAATTCAAcatattacaagacttgagttattaacacaccctaaaatagcaaaataagttaccaaattcaagttacaagattttggtcttaacatccaacaagcctccaaataacatacataagtatgacatatatatcatgtacatatcccaaaactatacaaaatcatggtgcatatgcaaatgtgatctccataagtgctcccaaaaagactacttcataaggccgtcttcaaatttcatcccgtacattacctacgatagaaaataactatcgctaagcataaaATCTTAGTGGCGTATAAACTTGGGGCTTGGAGCCACTAAATTCTCCATTTCTCCTTTTCagtcataggtagctcaaatttaatataatttaaaacaagtgctcccaaaaagactacttcataaggccgtcttcaaatttcatcccgtacattacctacgatagaaaataactatcgctaagcataaaATCTTAGTGGCGTATAAACTTGGGGCTTGGAGCCACTAAATTCTCCATTTCTCCTTTTCagtcataggtagctcaaatttaatataatttaaaacaagtgaataaatatatcaaaaaaatCAAATATCAAACTTTGAAGTGtttccaaatatcaataacaatgttcaagagtcgagaaagcgtatactatcaatccaagagAGCTTGCCAAATATCTATTTTTCACCCAATATGTATGTCATGCCATCATACTAAGCATAATCAGATATCAAGATGGACCGAATCCCCaaatcaagtagggtcaaaaCCCAATAGTCAAAAGAATCAAGAACAATATTAAAAATGGCTTTCTAGTTCGTACTTAACATGGACAAGTCCCATAATTTAAGACGAACTACAAATTCAAAGTCAAGATGGCAAATCATCCGAATCAAGAGGCATGCCAAGATGAGTGATAAAGTCACTACCACAAGAAGGATaaagtcccaacaagaatgcaaaaCGATCAAGCAATTCGTACGAGTGGGCGATTTAGCGAATATCTTacaatacttgatataacacgaaTATAACGATATAAATTGAagacaagaaaaaaaaatatcaggttatttcaaaatatttcagcaagtaaaaagagtacaaagtttatacacaaaccttggtgttttaccacaaaacagttcaaccacaacttgaggacGTTCGAATCGTCTATGCCATAGACAAACCAAATCCGTCCATTTTCTCAAACACTTCCCCTTAGATTTTACAAgggtatatataccttaaatacataatcaaatatcTATATAATTTCAGTGATTTAACATGTCAAAATAAACATGATATTGGTGAAAATTATCCAAAATGTTTGAAACAGAAATTCTGGACAGTATCACTGTCTTGTGTTATGACTCAGTTTTGAAGATGAAAAAAAACTAACTAGACCGTATGGTCTTGAttacagttatatatatatatatgtattatcGTTTTAGAACATCTTGAATCACCCCAATACCAGTTTCGTACAAAAAGTTATGCTAAAATTACTAACAGTAGTACAGGAAGTATTTTTTAAACTGAAAATCTGGGCAGCACCTGCCTTGTACTTTATGATCCCTTTTTGGGTAAATACTAGCAAAACTAAATTTTGATTCCTGAATAAGAGTTATAGATCTATAaaataattttccagaaagtCTAAGATCACTTAAAATGGAgctctatacaaaaatatatgaagaaaatactaATAACTGTCTAGTGTAAAAAcgggtttagtaacttaccacaaaagagaggagcaacttAAGCTTCACCAAGAACGAGTTTTGCTGGTTGGTTTACTGAAAATTTATAATGGTTTTCATGGAGTTTTTCGGGTGATAAGAAGGAGAGAGAGAGATGGGGTTTTCTTTGGCATTAAGGACTGAAAATGAGATGAGATTATGAAAAATATGTCACAAAAGTAATATAAAAACTTTGGATAAATATGAAAAATGTGGTTGCCCAACCTACTAAATATCTTTAGATAAATACAAAAGGGTGGTAGCCCAAAACCTTAATTATGATGTATTTAACaacaattcatcaaaataatattaagtgttacaCATAGTAACACCATGGAACTTCTTTGTCAATATTAACACAACTTAAAGTAAGGAATTTTCATGTATTGTCAATTTCACGTTTAGGAAGTGCGAAGTAAAAAATATCTcctcattataaagatgctcaatcaaaaatgcaaatattagtaaaaatttggggtgtTACAAAGTTGATGCTGAATGTTTCCACTGTAAGAAGATATGACATTGGAAGAGAAACTGCAAGGAGTATCTTGCAACTCTAAAGGACAAGAAACAAGGTAAGACTCTAATAAAAAATCTTTTCAAGATTTCTTTAACTACTACTGATACTTCATTGTGGGTATTAGATACTGGCAGTGGTTATAACATCTGCAATATGTTGCAGGGGTTCCAGATAAGTTGAAGGTTGAACAAAGGAGAAGTTAATCTACAAGTTGAAAATAGTGCAAAAGTTGCGGCCGTAGCTATAggatcaatttctttaataatgcATACGGGCAAAGTACTTATGTTGGATGATTGTTATTACGTTCCTAAATTTGTTTCGAATATAATTTCAGCTTCTATGTTAGACAAACATGGTTTTCACATTATTATAGGTAAggtattttctctatttattaTGGTGATAATTTATATGTGAATGGCTATCTCCAACATGATGTTTATGTCTTACCTAATGTGAATGTTAATTTGATTATGCATGTTTCAAGTCTTAAGAGGAAAAGAGATGATCAAGTAAATCATACATACCTTTGGCATTGTAGGCTTGAtcatagggtgtgtttggtatgaagaaaaatattttctaatttttccatgtttggttggcttaaatgttttggaaaacattttccttatgaacttattttcctccaattggagaaaaatatttttcttctcaagagaagggaaaatattttccaaaactccttctcaaccttccccaccctCACCCACCCACCCAACCATCCCACACCCACCCACCTAACCCCACCCCCTCTCTCCAAAAAGgcttttatttttcaaatttcagtttttttccgtcaccacccaccctataactccctccgcaaaagaaaaatttgtaattttaaatttttatttttttatttttccgcATCACCCACGCCCCACCCTACGGCCCCACCTcgcacaaaaaaatatttttcatctttcggtttacatgtataaaattttacaagttttaaagttatgagttcggagATTTATGTGTTTTGAAGTTTACCTCGCACAAAAAAAaagttttttatatttttacttttttttgtaattttaaattttaattttcaatACTTCTACGacttgttttccaagaaaatctacggaaaatattttctgttataccaaacacaccccaagtcttaagaggaaaagagatgatcaagtaaatcatacatacctttggcattgtaggcttgatcatattggagagaaaagaattaacaagttgtacaaggaagggtaccttgacaagtatgattttgaatcatatccaaCTTATGAATCTTGTCTCAAAGGAAAAAGGACCAAATCTTCATTTACTGGAAGTGGAGAAAGAGCTTCTGAATTATTGGGATTAATTCATAAAGATATTTGTGGGCCCATAAAAATTCAAGCTAGAGGTggatattcttacttcatcactttcactgatgatatgtcaagatatggatttgtgtatcttatgaaacacaaatctgaatcttttgaaatgttcaaaaAGTTTCGTAGTAAAGTTGAGAAATAGACGGGTAAAAGTATCAAGGTACTAAGGTCTGATAGAGGTGGAGAGTATATTAGTGAAGATTTTACTAGGTATCTCAAAGAGAATGAGATTCTCTCACAGTGGACACCTCCAGGAATACCACAACATAATGGTGTGTCTGAAAGAAGAAATCGAACCTTATTAGATATGGTGAGTTCTATGATGGGGTTCACTGATCTTCCAATAAATTTATAGGAATATGCTTTGGAAGCAGCaacatacttacttaataaaattcccactaagtcagtctctacagcaccatatgagatatggaaaatGACGTAAGCCTAATCTTAAGTATATTAAAATTTGAGGTTGTCCAGCTTATGTTAAAAAACTGTAACTTGATAAACTTGACTCAAGATCTGATAAGTGTAGGTTCATTGGGTATCCCAAAGAAATAATGGGATATTATTTCTATCACCATTCTGACCATAAAGTGTTTGTGGCTAGAAGAGCAGCCTTTTTGGAAAGGGAATTTCTTTTAGAAGGAAATTATAGTGGAGAAATATAACTTTATGAAGTTCAAGAAGCCAATGAATCAACACAATATCAAGATCATGAGACACAAGTTGAAGAACCTTTATTGGATGTTTAGAAGTTGACAAGGAAGTTGCCATCTTCAACGGTTGAAGTTCAAGAAATAAATGTAGTTCAAGAAAAGGTTAATGAACCAGTTCCAAACCAAGTTGAACAACAACCAAATCCAACACAAGGTGAGCAAGTTGTACAAGCACCtcttagaaggtctacacgagaaCGTCATGTACCAACTAGATTAAATCTAATGGTACAAGATGATGTATCAAATGAGGTTGATCATAATGAAGATGACCCTAAGACCTATGAAGAGGCTATACAAAGTTCTGACCATGAGAGATGGCAAAAGGCTATGAAATCCGAAATGGAATCcatgaaggaaaataaagtatggactttagttgaaccttcaaaggatATAAAACCTATAGGTTATAAATGGGTTTTTAAGAAAAAGATTGGAGC
The DNA window shown above is from Nicotiana tomentosiformis chromosome 8, ASM39032v3, whole genome shotgun sequence and carries:
- the LOC117280152 gene encoding uncharacterized protein; translated protein: MTSFSNRAIESVDESQTHYNAPPHLQEGDEVPLPNLNHHRVSENEVDNNPRAMGHNTPIMTPPFQQMAELFRHLARTMSEPSEINFEKMRKMGGVEYEVTTDPTVAEQWLERMERVYEQLECTNAAKFKYVISLLLKNAYDWWVSVPNAKAKPPVLTWDDFVKVFRAKYVLPVYCDAKKKVFLNLKQGSMSIAEYQQKFLRLSRYAGGIIDGERDKFRRFEKGLNDYIRKSVAILQLEDFSKLISVALTWERIDKEEASRRENRFRKGNADYDGPSKKGKFDYSKTESAHKSSYHKQNKPNFSTASTPSYVQGKTYTPTCAQCEKNHYGACRRASGACFNCGSLDHKMKDCPNLNPLSYTLTEGSVQKPVTTHSQANSGARPINVQATSLVLARKMICQGCDAYLAHIVDTRLGSPSLKDIPTVCEFPDDLPGLTPEREIEFPIELVSGTTPISIASYRMAPAELKELKAQLQELVEKYFIRSSISPWGAPVLFVKKKGGTLRLCIDYRQLNKLRVREQDVPKTAFRTRYDHYEFLVFPFGLTNAPVAFMDLMNRVFKPYLDQFMVVFIDDILVYSKNRDDHDKDLRIVIQILKGRQLYAKLSKCEFWLSEVVFLGHIVSAKVEKVDPSKIQTIVDWKPPKTSTEIRSFLCLAGYYRRFMKGFSIVASPLTKLLGKDTKFVWDDMCQESFEKLKSLLTQAPILSLPTKGKDYDIQLCISPWLGLVF